Below is a genomic region from Billgrantia tianxiuensis.
ACACCTGGCGCTGGCCATGGACCGGCAGGACGACGATCCCGACTCGCTGCTCAACGCCTACCGCGCCTTCCTCGCCTTTCGTCGCGAGCACGCAGCGCTGGTAAAAGGCGAAGTGCGCTACCACCCGCTGCGCGACGACGTGCTCTGCCTGGAGCGCCGCCATCCCGGCCGGGCACCGAACGAGCGCCTGCTGGTGGCGCTCAACTTCAGTGCCGAGCCGCGCACCCTGCCCGCACCGCGCGAAGCGAGCCCCCTCGACGATGCCCCGGCGCTGGTGAACGGCCGTTGGCAAGAGGGCCGGCTGCACCTACCCCCCACGGCGTCGCCATCGCTCGCTGCCCAGTCGAGGAGGAAGTCACATGGGACGTTTGACGTTGACCGGTATTGGCAAGGACTACGAGAGGGTCGAGGTCTCCCGCGACATCGACCTGACCATCGAGGACGGCGAGTTCGTCGTCTTCGTCGGTCCCTCCGGCTGCGGCAAGTCGACCCTGCTGCGCATGATTGCCGGACTCGAGGAGATCAGCCACGGCGAGATGCGTCTCGATGGCGAGCGCATCAACGAGGTGCCGCCGCAGGAGCGCGACATCGGCATGGTGTTCCAGTCCTACGCCCTCTACCCGCACATGAGCGTGGCCGAGAACATGGCCTTCGGCCTCAAGCTCGCTCGCACCGACAAGGCCGAGATCCGGCGCCGGGTGGAACACGCCGCCAAAATACTGCACTTGGGCGAGCTGCTCGAACGCAAGCCCAAGGAACTCTCCGGCGGCCAGCGCCAGCGGGTGGCCATCGGCCGCACCCTGGTCAAGGAGCCGGCGGTGTTCCTGTTCGACGAGCCGCTCTCCAATCTCGATGCCGCCCTGCGGGTCGACATGCGCGTGCAGATCGCCGAGCTGCACCGGCGCCTGGGTGCCACCATGATCTACGTGACCCACGACCAGACCGAGGCGATGACGCTGGCCGACCGCATCGTGCTGCTGGCCGGCGGCCGCATCGCCCAGGTCGGCGCTCCCCTCACGCTCTACCATTACCCGGCCACGCTAGAGGTGGCGCGCTTCATCGGCTCGCCGCGCATCAACGTCGTGCCGGTCGAGGTGCTCGACCCCGGCCGCCAGCGCACCACGGTGCGCCTGCCCAGCGGCGAGACGCTGGCCGTGGCGGTGGATGGCGCTCGCCTGAAAGCCGGCGACAGTGCCACCCTGGCGGTGCGCGCCGAAGACTTCGTCGCCCCGACCGACGCCGAGGCGCGTCTCGCCGCGCGACTGCTGGTAGCCGAGAAGCTCGGCTACGAGACCCTCGCTCACCTGCGCGTGGAGGGCGTCGGCGAGACCCTGACCCAGCGCCTCGACGGCCTGGCCCACCTCGATGACGGCCAGCACATCGAGCTTGGCCTCTCCGGCGAACGCTGCCACCTGTTCGGAGCCGACGGCACGGCCTGCCCCAGGCAAGTACGGATTCCCGGCGTGACCCACTAGGAAACAATGCACAAATGTCTACGCGCGCGAATCACTGCGTTGCGCGGTGCTCGGAATCCTCACATATACCGCATATGCTCCGGTTCCTGCGCTCCGGGCGCCTTGTGCTTCATCTCGCTCGCCAATTTGTGCAGCGCTTCCCTAGCACCAGCGTCCACGGCTACCAACGGCGCCCCGATCTCGTCAGAGATCGGGGCGTCTTGCCATGAGTGCAGCCAGTATTGGCTTGTCGTCAGCCCTTCACGCCCCCGCCGTCAGCCCGCCGATGATCCAGCGCTGGCAGATCAGGAAGGCCACGGTGATGGGCAGGCCGGAGAGCACCGCCGCCGCGGCGAAGTTGCCCCAGCGCTGGTTGTGGTCGGCGAGGTACTGCTGGGCCCCGACGGCCAGCGTCAGCTTGTGTTCGTCGACCAGCAGCACCGAGGCCATGGGGTACTCCATGATGCTCATCACGAAGGCGAGGATGAACACCACCATCAGGATCGGCAGCGACAGCGGCAGCAGGATATAGCGGAACGCCTGCCAAGTGCTGGCGCCGTCGACCATGGCAGCCTCCTCCAGCGAGCCGTCGATCGATTCGAAGTAGCCCTTGATGGTCCAGATATGCAGCGCCACCGCCCCCAGCGAGGCGACGATCAGCGCGCCGTGGGTGTTGATGCCGAGCCAGCCGACGAACTGCCCCAGGCGGTCGAACAGGGCGTAGAGCGCCACCAACGAGAGCACCGCCGGGAACATCTGGAAGATCAGCATGCCCTTGAGGATCGGCCCCTTGCCGGCGAAGCGCATGCGAGCAAAGGCATAGGCGCTGGTGGTGGAGAGCAGCACGATCAGCAACGATGAAACGAGCGCCACCTTGATCGAGTTCCACAGCCACAGCAGCACCGGGAACGGCGGCTGCACTACGCTACCGTCGGCGCGCTCCCAGGGTATGCCCAGCGCCAGCGACCAATGCTCCAGGGAGAAGCTCTCGGGAATCAGGCTGCCGGTGGCGAAGTTACCCTCGCGAAAGGAGATCGAGATCACCAGCAGCAAGGGAAACAGAATCAGCACCAGAAAGCCGCACAGGCTGAGATGGGCCGCCAGCTTGCGCCAGCGTAGGGTACGCGGTTGAACCATGGCCATGACGATTCTCCTGTGACCTTGCGAATCAGACCCTGACCTTGGCCAGGCGCAGGTTGAGCAGCGCCAGTCCTGCCACCAGCACGAAGATCAGCGTGGCGATGGCGGCGGCCAGGCCAAAGTTCTGCCCGGCGTCCTGGAAGGCGATGCGGTAGGTGTAGCTCACCAGCAGGTCGGTGGTGCCCGCCGGCGTACTGGCGCCGAGAATGTCCGGGTTGCCCCCGGTGAGCAGCGCGATCAGCACGAAGTTGTTGAAGTTGAAAGCGAAGCAGGCGATCAACAGCGGCGTCAGCGGCTTGATGATCAGCGGCAGGGTGATCTGGAACAGGTTGGTGAGCGGACCGCCTCCGTCCACCGCCGAGGCTTCGTAGAGATCCTTGGGAATCGACTGGATCAGCCCCATGCACAGCAGCAGCATGTAGGGATAGCCGAGCCAGGTGTTGACGATCAGCAGCATGCTGCGAGCGAGCCAAGGGTCGGTGAACCAGCCGGGACGTACGCCGAACAGGGCGTCGAGGATCAGGTTGATCTCGCCGAAGTGCTGGTTGAACATGCCCTTGAAGATCAAGATCGAGATGAACGCCGGCACCGCGTAGGGCAGGATCAGCAGGGTGCGGTAGAGCGCCTTGCCGCGCAGCTGGTCCCACTGCAGCAGCGAGGCGAGTACGAAGCCGACCATCAGCGTGAACAGCACGGTGAGCCCGGCGAAGGCGAAGGTCCAGACGAAGATCTGAATGAAGGGGCCGCGGATGTCGGGGTCGAGAAATATCCTGGCGTAGTTGTCCAGCCCCACCGCCACCGGCCAGCCCGGGGTGATGCGTTCACCCTCGTCGGTAACGAAGAAACCCGTCTCTCTATCAGCGATCAATAGCCGGTCGTCACGGCGATCGTACAGGCTGCCGTCGTCGCGCGCCTCGAAGCGATCCAGCATGGGAGCGAAGTGGCGCAGGCCGGCCATGCGCAGCTCGAGCCCTTCAGGCGTCGCCAGCACCAGATTTTGCAGCGCAGCACGATAGGCGATCACCTCGCGCATGGCCAGCGGCTCGCCCACTGGCTCGCCCTCGGCGGGGTGGATCTGAACATGGCGCGGCCCTTCGCCCTCAAGCGGAATCGGCCCCGTGGTGAAGCGCGTCACGCCGCGCAGCGCTGCCTCGGCTTCTGCCTCGCCCTCGTCCACGTTCCCGCCAGACTCGCTCGGGCGACCCTCGCGCTCCAGATGGAGCCGCACGCCTTCGTCGGTCGAATAGAGCTGAAAGCCGAAGGTGGCGCTCTCCTCCTGATAGGTACGCGAGAGCAGCTGGGAACGCACCCGCTCCTCGCTGAGCAGGTTGCTGGAACTGTAATTGCTGAAGCTGATGCCGATGGTATAGAGCAGCGGAAAGATGACGAACAGTGCCATGCCGGCCACGGCGGGGAAGATATAGCGATGACTCATCAGCCGACGGCGGGAGAAGACCACGCCCAGCGCCGCGCCGAGCACCAGGAACAGCAGCGCAAAGATCGGCTGGCCGTGGAGGTGGAAGGCCAGCACCAGCCACAGCAGGGCCAAGACCAGCGCTGCCACCAGGCCGCGCAGTGCCCAGCGGGTATAGCGCTCGGCGGGGTAGCGGGAGCGATGCCGGGGTAGCCCCCGGGAAGCATTGGTGGTGTACATGGGTAGCGTCCTGCGCCGGGCCGGCGACATTGGCCGCCGGCTGGGCTTCGAGCGAGGTGGGCTTACTGGCGCATGCGGCGGGCCGCGGCATCCAGCGCTTCGCGCGGCGACTGACGGCCGCTGCCGATGTTCTGCAACGCCGGCTCCATGGCGGCCCAGAAGGCTCCCATCTCGGGAATGTTGGGCATCGGCATGCCGAGTTCGGCGTTCTCCAGGGTGGCGGCGATGTTGGGGTCGCTCGCCAGCTCCTGCTGGTAGGCGATATGCGCCACCGCTCCAGGGTGCCGTCGCTGTTGAAGGTGCGCATGCCCTCCTCACTGAGCAGGTAGTTCTCGAGGAACTCCACGGCCAGGAAGTCGTTGGGCGAGGCGGTGTTGATCATCGCCGCCATCACGCCGAACATCGGCTTGGCGCGCTCCTCGCCCACCCTGGGCAGCAGCGCCACGCCATAGTCGATGCCGCTCTGCTCCAGGTTGCTCCAGGCCCAGGGGCCGCTGATCATGGCGGCCACCTCGCCGCGATTGAAGCGCGTGTCCATGATGCTGTAGTCGGTGCCGCGCGGCAGCACGCCGCTCTCGATCAGCTCCACCAGCAGCTCGGCGCCCTGCAGGGCCCCTTCGTTGTTGACGCCGATGTCGTCGACGTCGAAGCCCTCCTCGGTCTGGCGGAAGGGATAGCCGCCGTTGGCCGCCAGCAGCGTCCAGCCGTAGTAGGGCTCGCCGTAGTCGAACAGGATCGCCTTCTTGCCCTGCTCGGCGAGTGCGGCATCGAGCGCTTTCAGCTCTTCGAAGCTCTCCGGCGGCGTCTCGACCAACGCCTTGTTGTAGATCAGCCCCAGCGCCTCTACCGAAATGGGGTAGCCGTAGTGCTCGCCGTTCCACAGGGTGGCATCCCAGGTGAAATCGAAGTAGCGCTCGCGGAAATCCGTGGAGGGCGAGACGGGGTCCAGCAGCCCGCTCTGGGCCCACTCGCCGATGCGGTCGTGCGCCCAGATCACGATGTCAGGTCCCTGGCCGCTGCCGGCAGCCTGCTGGAAGCGGTCGGTGAGGTTGTCGGGATTGACGATGTCGACGGCAATGCCGGTGTCGTCGGTGAACTGGCTCGCCACCTCACGGATGCCGTCGTAGCCCTTGTTGTCGCCCATCCAGATCGTCAACCGATCATCGTCGAAGGCATAGGCGGAAAAGGCCAGGCCGCTGCCGAGCGCGGCCAGCATGGTGAAGCTCACAGCATGGCGTGTCCAAGGCATGAGAGAACCTCCTGGTTGTTGTTATCGATGCCGCTGCCGTTGCGGCACGGCGAAAGGAACTCGCCTAGGCTCGCCAATCGCGGCGCAGGCGTCCTCCTCCCCGGGGGCGTAGCGATGGCGTATGGGTGGGGCGTAGGAAAAAACGGCGGGGTAGGAGCCGGCGGCATGGGAGGCATGCCGCCGACGGATTCATGAAGAACCGAACGCTCTCACGCGAAGGCCTTCATTCGGCTTCGTCGTGACCGTGCTGTGCCAGCCAGTCGCGCAGGAAGGCGATCTCCTCCTCCTGGGCTTCGATGATCTCGCGGGCGAGATCGCGGATCGCTTCGTCCTCGCCGTGGGTGAGAACCACGTTGGCCATGTCGATGGCGCCCTGATGGTGGGCGATCATGCCGCGGGCGAAGTCGACGTCAGGATCACCGTTGTACTCGGTCTGCATCTCGGCGTGCATGCGCTCGGCAATTTCACGATAGGCCTGTACGGCCGGGTTGTCGGCATGCTCGTCCTCTTCGGGCTCGATGACATGCTCGGTGTGCCCCGCATGATCGGCCTCTACGCCGGTCACGTCTTCCTCCGACTCGCCCCCCTCGCCTGCCCCGTCCTCGGCCTCGTTCACCTGAGCGTCGTCCTGCTGCGTCTCGGCTCGCTCGGAAGCCTGCTCGATCCGTTCCTGCGCCTGGGCCTCCTCTTCCGCCGCCAGCACTGGGGCAGCCAGCAGGGCGCCACCGGCGAGAATGACGGCAAGTGCCGAAAGGGGGCGTAATGCCAGGGTGTGCGACATGGTGCTCTCCTTTACCATAGGGATCGTACGACTACGATAGAACCAAGCGCCGCGCAGTGCGTTGCAGCGGCGCATCGGGAAACAATTCATTACCGAGACTACCATGGACTGGAACCCCGCCCTGATCTGGCTGGCCATCGCCCTGCTGCTGGGCCTGGCCGAACTCTCCTCCGGCGGCCTGGTGCTGCTGTCGCTGGGGGTGGCTGCCGCTCTCACCTCGGCACTGGCGGCACTGGGGCTGACCCTACCCTGGCAACTGCTCGCCATGGGCGTGTTCTCGGGCATTTTGATCCCGCTGGCGGTCAAGGTGATCCGCCCCTGGTTCTCGCCTAGCGGGGTGTCCTATGGCACCACCGGCACAGGCGTGGAGCAGGGGCGCACCTACACCACCCTGAAGCGCGACTTCGACGGCGCCAGCGGGGTCAAGATCAACGGCGACTTCTACCGCCTGCGCGTGGCCGAAACCGGCGAGACCGAGCTGCCTGAAGGCACCCTTGTGGTCTTTCAACAGTTCGACGGCACCACCGCCATCGTCAGCCACGCTCAACCGCGCTGAACCGAGCATGACCGTTTGGGGGGCGCACGACGGCCCCGCTCACATCTACGCCACTGCATAAGGGAACGTGAACATGGATCTACCCATCAATCCGGGGCTGCTATTGGCCCTCATCGTCGTCGTCATCGGCATCCTGATCATCGCCAAGGGATTGGTCATCGTGCGCCAGTCCGAGGTGATGGTCATCGAGCGACTGGGGTCGTTCAACCGACTGCTGGAGAGCGGTATCAACATCATCATTCCGTTCATCGAGCAGCCCCGTGCCATCACCATGATCCGCTACCAGAAGCGCGGCGAGGAGTATGTTGCCGTTACCACCAGCGAGGTGCGCATCGACCGCCGCGAGACGGTGATGGACTTCCCCGGCCAGCCGGTGGTGACCACCGATAACGTCACCGTGCGCATCAACGGTGCGCTCTACTTCCAGATCATCGACCCGCGCCGCGCCGTCTACGAAGTGGAGAACATGAGCCAGGCGGTGGAGGTACTGGCCAAGACCACCCTGCGCTCGGTGGTGGGCAAGATGGAACTCGACAAGCTGTTCGAGTCCCGCGCCGAGGTCAACAATGAGATCCAGGCCGCCATGGAGGAGCCCGCCTCCAAGTGGGGGGTGAAGATCTCGCGGGTGGAGGTGCAGGACATCGCCATGCCCGAGGAGGTCGAGGAGGCCATGCGCCTGCAGATGGCCGCCGAGCGCAAGCGCCGTGCCACCGTGACGGAAGCCGAGGGCGAGAAGGCCGCCGCCATCGCCAAGGCCCAGGGCCAGCGCGAATCGGCGATCCTCAACGCCCAGGGCGACAAGGAGTCGGCCATTCTGCGCGCCCAGGGCGAGCAGGAGTCGATCAAGCTGGTACTCAACGCCATCGGCGACAGTGACGAGCACAAGCGCACCGTAGTGGGCTACCTGCTCGGCCAGAGCTACATCAAGGTCCTGCCGAACATGGCCAAGGACGGCGAACGGGTGTTCGTGCCCTACGAGTCCTCCGCCCTGCTCGGCTCCATGGGCATGTTCCGCGAAATGGCCGGCTCGCCGGAAGACACCGTGGCGAAGCACCTGCGCGGCAGCGACCGCCAGGGCAGCCTGCACGGCGGCATCGTCGGTGGGGCGGCCAGCAGCTAAGCGCCGCCCCCAAACCTCGCCAGCTGCATCTCGCGCAGCCGGCTGAGGGTGCGCCGGAAGGCAAACGACAGGTAGCCATGGGCGTAGAGTTCGTCCATGGCGACCTCGGCTTCGATGTAAAGCGGCACGCGGCGGTCGTAGCACTCATCGACCAGGGCGATGAAGCGGCGCACCCCATCGTCGCGCCGCGACAGCGGCGGCAGTTCCCGCTCCCCGGCCTCGATGCGCTCGGCGCCATCCTCGGTGCCGCGGGCGATGCGTCCCGCCGAAGCGGCACCGCTCAACCGCGGTACCTCGCTGAGCATGACATGGTCGAACGCGTCGGCCAGGGCGATGAAGTCGAGCGCCGCCAGCGGCTGTTCGCACAGCTCGGCGTAGCGGCACCACACAACTCCTTCACTGCGCCGTTCCACCCTGATGCTGCGATGGCCCAATTCGATGGGCTCGCTGCTCGTCGGCTGCCCCTCGCTCAAGCACCCGAATACCGCCGCCAGTGCGCTCGGCCGGCTGGGCTCGGCCACCCAATAGCGCTGGCACGCCCGGCCGGGGTGCAGGCGGTGATCGAAGCCGCCGTCCAGCTCCACCACTTCCATACAGCGTTCGATGGCGGCAATGGCGGGCAGAAAGCGCTCGCGGTTGAAGCCATCGGCATAGAGCTGGCTCGGCGCCTGATTGGAGGTACACACCAGCACCACACCGTGGTCGAACAGCGCCTGCAGCAGGCGGCCAAGCAGCATGGCATCGGCGATGTCGCTGACGAACAGCTCATCGAGGCAGAGCACGCGCACCTCGGACGCCAGCTCACGGGCCAGCGCAGTGAGAGGGTCGGCGGTGCCGCTGAGTTGGAACTGGCGCTGGTGCACCCAGCGCATGAAGTGATGGAAGTGCAGTCGCCGGGAGGGCACCCGCAGGTGGCGCTGAAAACCGTCCATCAGCCAGGTCTTGCCGCGGCCTACCGGCCCCCACAGGTAGACACCAGGTACGGCCCGGCTCTCTGACGAGGCGCCTTCCCCGTGCAGCGCCTGGAAGCATGCGTCGAGCCGCGCGGCGGCAATTTGCTGGGCCTCGTCAGGAGCGAAGCCTTGGCGCTCCACCGCCTCGCGGTACAGTGCCAGCGGTGAAGCGGCCGTCATGTCTCGAGCCGGCGCAGCATGATGGTGACGTCTTCGCCCCGGTAGCGCAGTTCCTCGTGGTCGCGCCAGCCGAGCCGGCGGTAGAGCGCCTGCTGGTCGGGCGTGAACAAATAGAATCGACGAACACCGCAGGCTACGGCTTCCTCTTCTACCCGCCGGATCAACGTCGAGGCGATGCCCTGTCCACGCCACTCCGGCAGCACGAACACCGAGGCCAGCCAGGGCGTGAGTTCGCGGCGGCTGTCCATGTCCTCGGCCAACAGCGCCGCCGTTCCCACCGGCTGATCGCCCTGCATGGCCACGAAGACCGAAGGCACGCCGCCTTCACCGCACTCGCGACGAAAGGCCTCACGCCAGGTGTCGGCCGTATAGCCGGGGTTGAGGTGCCCCCACTCGGCATAGGTCCAGCTTGCCACGGTGGCGACATGATCCGATTCGGGGCTCAGGCGTACGATGGTGATCCCGTGCATGACGTCCTTATCTCAACTGGAAGATCTCAACTGAAAGGGGTAGACCGAACCAATTTGCAGGATGCGAGTGAGCTCGTCCAGTGCGGTGAGGGTTTCGTCAGCCAGCTGCGGGTCGGCCAGGTCGTCGGGCGCCAGGCGGTCGCGGTAGTGGCGCTCGACCCAGGCGGCAAGCTCGTCGTGCAGCGCGTCGGTGAGCAGCACGCGGCCGGTCAGCGCGGTGCGCTCCTCGGCGGAGAGCACCACCCGCAGGCGCAGGCAGGCGGGGCCACCGCCGTTGCGCATGCTCTGCTTGACGTCCTTGACGATCACTTCACCGATGGGATTGTGGCCGGCCAGCAGATGATCCTGGATGGTGCGCCACACCGCTTCGCGCTCCTGGCACTCGCCGGGCACCACCAGGGTCATGCTGCCGTCGGAGTTGCTCAGCAGCTGCGAGTTGAACAGATAGGAGGCCACGGCGTCATCCATGCTCACCGCCTCGCTGGGCACACGCACCGGAATCAGGGGGGTGGCCATCTTGGCGCGCAGCTCATCCAGCGTTGCCTGCTCATCGAGGAAGGCCATCTCGTGGTAAAGCAGCACCGGTCCGTTGCCCACCGCAATCACGTCATTGTGGAACACGCCGGCATCGATGGCCTCGGGGTGCTGCTGGGCGAACACCGTCTGCGCCGCGGCCAGCCCATGCTGGCGTGCCACCGCCTGGCTCGCTTCCAGCGTCTGGCGTGCGGGAAAGCGCTTGGGCTCATGGGCGGGGTCCCCGCCGAAGGCCTGGCGGCCGTAGACGAACAGATGAACACCGGCATCGCCATGCTCACCGCATAGCCGCGTGTGGTTCGCCGCGCCCTCGTCGGAAAAGGCCGGCGTGGCCGGCAACACCGGGTGATGGGCGAAGTGCGCCTCGTTGCGGAAGATCGCCGCCAGTACGCGACCGGTGGTCTCCGGTTCGAGGAAGCGATGGAAGCTCGACTGCAGGTTGGCCGGGGTGAAGTGCACCCGGCCGTCCGGCGCATCACGGCTCGGTGTCACCGTGCCGGCGTTGGCCGTCCACATGCTCGAGGCCGAGCACACCGCGCGCAGCACCTGGGGGGCTTCCTCGGCCGCCCGCGCCAGCACCTCGCGGTTGCTGCCGGTGAAGCCGAGCGAGCGCAGCGCACCGAGGTCGGGGCGTTGCTGGGGCGGCAGCACGCCTTGGGCGTAACCGGCATCCATCAGCGCCTTCATCTTGGCCAGCCCCTGCAGCGCCGCCTCGCGGGGATTGGAAACCAGCCCGCCGTGGCGCATCGAGGCCACGTTGCCGTGGGCCAGGCCCGAGTAGTTGTGGGTCGGCCCCACCAGGCCGTCGAAGTTGACTTCCCGGTAGTCGGTGTTCGTCATTTGGCTCATAACACCACTCCGGGCGGCAGGTTGTCGGGCAGGGTGAGGGTCTCGGCCTCCATCGAGGCCACCGGGTAGGCGCAGTAATCGGCGGCGTAATAGGCACTGGGGCGATGGTTGCCGCTGATGCCCACACCGCCGAAGGGCGCGTCGCCGGAGGCGCCGGTGGTCTGGCGGTTCCAGTTGACGATGCCGGCGCGGATGCGCAGCAGGAAGTCGTCCCAGTCGGTGCGCTCGCCGCCGATCAGCCCGGCGGCCAGGCCGTAGCGGGTATCGTTGGCGAGCCGCAGGGCCTCGTCCCAGTCGTGGTAGCGATAGACCTTGAGCAGCGGGCCGAAGTGCTCCTCGTCGGGCACGTCGAGCCCGGTGACGTCGATCAGTGCCGGCGACAGCAGGCTGGTGCCCTCCTGCAGGCACTCCATGCGCGACAGCACCACGCCACCCAGCGCCTCCAGCTCGTCCTGGGCCTTGAGCAACCCTTGGGCCGCCTCCTGGCTGACCAGGCCGCCGTAGAACGGCGCCGGCTCCTCGAACTGTCCCGCCACCCGCAGGCGGGCGATGGCGTCGACCAGGGCATCGAGCAGATGGTCGCCGACCTGGCCCTCGGGTACGATCAGGCGCCGGGCACAGGTGCAGCGCTGCCCGCCGGAGAGGAAGGCCGATTGCAGGATGGTGAGCACCGCGGCGTCCTGGTCGTGCACGTCCTTGACCACCAGCGGGTTGTTGCCACCAAGCTCCAGGGCGAGAATC
It encodes:
- the ugpC gene encoding sn-glycerol-3-phosphate ABC transporter ATP-binding protein UgpC encodes the protein MGRLTLTGIGKDYERVEVSRDIDLTIEDGEFVVFVGPSGCGKSTLLRMIAGLEEISHGEMRLDGERINEVPPQERDIGMVFQSYALYPHMSVAENMAFGLKLARTDKAEIRRRVEHAAKILHLGELLERKPKELSGGQRQRVAIGRTLVKEPAVFLFDEPLSNLDAALRVDMRVQIAELHRRLGATMIYVTHDQTEAMTLADRIVLLAGGRIAQVGAPLTLYHYPATLEVARFIGSPRINVVPVEVLDPGRQRTTVRLPSGETLAVAVDGARLKAGDSATLAVRAEDFVAPTDAEARLAARLLVAEKLGYETLAHLRVEGVGETLTQRLDGLAHLDDGQHIELGLSGERCHLFGADGTACPRQVRIPGVTH
- the malG gene encoding maltose ABC transporter permease MalG, which encodes MAMVQPRTLRWRKLAAHLSLCGFLVLILFPLLLVISISFREGNFATGSLIPESFSLEHWSLALGIPWERADGSVVQPPFPVLLWLWNSIKVALVSSLLIVLLSTTSAYAFARMRFAGKGPILKGMLIFQMFPAVLSLVALYALFDRLGQFVGWLGINTHGALIVASLGAVALHIWTIKGYFESIDGSLEEAAMVDGASTWQAFRYILLPLSLPILMVVFILAFVMSIMEYPMASVLLVDEHKLTLAVGAQQYLADHNQRWGNFAAAAVLSGLPITVAFLICQRWIIGGLTAGA
- the malF gene encoding maltose ABC transporter permease MalF; translated protein: MYTTNASRGLPRHRSRYPAERYTRWALRGLVAALVLALLWLVLAFHLHGQPIFALLFLVLGAALGVVFSRRRLMSHRYIFPAVAGMALFVIFPLLYTIGISFSNYSSSNLLSEERVRSQLLSRTYQEESATFGFQLYSTDEGVRLHLEREGRPSESGGNVDEGEAEAEAALRGVTRFTTGPIPLEGEGPRHVQIHPAEGEPVGEPLAMREVIAYRAALQNLVLATPEGLELRMAGLRHFAPMLDRFEARDDGSLYDRRDDRLLIADRETGFFVTDEGERITPGWPVAVGLDNYARIFLDPDIRGPFIQIFVWTFAFAGLTVLFTLMVGFVLASLLQWDQLRGKALYRTLLILPYAVPAFISILIFKGMFNQHFGEINLILDALFGVRPGWFTDPWLARSMLLIVNTWLGYPYMLLLCMGLIQSIPKDLYEASAVDGGGPLTNLFQITLPLIIKPLTPLLIACFAFNFNNFVLIALLTGGNPDILGASTPAGTTDLLVSYTYRIAFQDAGQNFGLAAAIATLIFVLVAGLALLNLRLAKVRV
- the copM gene encoding CopM family metallochaperone; the protein is MSHTLALRPLSALAVILAGGALLAAPVLAAEEEAQAQERIEQASERAETQQDDAQVNEAEDGAGEGGESEEDVTGVEADHAGHTEHVIEPEEDEHADNPAVQAYREIAERMHAEMQTEYNGDPDVDFARGMIAHHQGAIDMANVVLTHGEDEAIRDLAREIIEAQEEEIAFLRDWLAQHGHDEAE
- a CDS encoding NfeD family protein, translating into MDWNPALIWLAIALLLGLAELSSGGLVLLSLGVAAALTSALAALGLTLPWQLLAMGVFSGILIPLAVKVIRPWFSPSGVSYGTTGTGVEQGRTYTTLKRDFDGASGVKINGDFYRLRVAETGETELPEGTLVVFQQFDGTTAIVSHAQPR
- a CDS encoding SPFH domain-containing protein, translating into MDLPINPGLLLALIVVVIGILIIAKGLVIVRQSEVMVIERLGSFNRLLESGINIIIPFIEQPRAITMIRYQKRGEEYVAVTTSEVRIDRRETVMDFPGQPVVTTDNVTVRINGALYFQIIDPRRAVYEVENMSQAVEVLAKTTLRSVVGKMELDKLFESRAEVNNEIQAAMEEPASKWGVKISRVEVQDIAMPEEVEEAMRLQMAAERKRRATVTEAEGEKAAAIAKAQGQRESAILNAQGDKESAILRAQGEQESIKLVLNAIGDSDEHKRTVVGYLLGQSYIKVLPNMAKDGERVFVPYESSALLGSMGMFREMAGSPEDTVAKHLRGSDRQGSLHGGIVGGAASS
- the zapE gene encoding cell division protein ZapE, which encodes MTAASPLALYREAVERQGFAPDEAQQIAAARLDACFQALHGEGASSESRAVPGVYLWGPVGRGKTWLMDGFQRHLRVPSRRLHFHHFMRWVHQRQFQLSGTADPLTALARELASEVRVLCLDELFVSDIADAMLLGRLLQALFDHGVVLVCTSNQAPSQLYADGFNRERFLPAIAAIERCMEVVELDGGFDHRLHPGRACQRYWVAEPSRPSALAAVFGCLSEGQPTSSEPIELGHRSIRVERRSEGVVWCRYAELCEQPLAALDFIALADAFDHVMLSEVPRLSGAASAGRIARGTEDGAERIEAGERELPPLSRRDDGVRRFIALVDECYDRRVPLYIEAEVAMDELYAHGYLSFAFRRTLSRLREMQLARFGGGA
- a CDS encoding GNAT family N-acetyltransferase, with amino-acid sequence MHGITIVRLSPESDHVATVASWTYAEWGHLNPGYTADTWREAFRRECGEGGVPSVFVAMQGDQPVGTAALLAEDMDSRRELTPWLASVFVLPEWRGQGIASTLIRRVEEEAVACGVRRFYLFTPDQQALYRRLGWRDHEELRYRGEDVTIMLRRLET
- the astB gene encoding N-succinylarginine dihydrolase; amino-acid sequence: MSQMTNTDYREVNFDGLVGPTHNYSGLAHGNVASMRHGGLVSNPREAALQGLAKMKALMDAGYAQGVLPPQQRPDLGALRSLGFTGSNREVLARAAEEAPQVLRAVCSASSMWTANAGTVTPSRDAPDGRVHFTPANLQSSFHRFLEPETTGRVLAAIFRNEAHFAHHPVLPATPAFSDEGAANHTRLCGEHGDAGVHLFVYGRQAFGGDPAHEPKRFPARQTLEASQAVARQHGLAAAQTVFAQQHPEAIDAGVFHNDVIAVGNGPVLLYHEMAFLDEQATLDELRAKMATPLIPVRVPSEAVSMDDAVASYLFNSQLLSNSDGSMTLVVPGECQEREAVWRTIQDHLLAGHNPIGEVIVKDVKQSMRNGGGPACLRLRVVLSAEERTALTGRVLLTDALHDELAAWVERHYRDRLAPDDLADPQLADETLTALDELTRILQIGSVYPFQLRSSS
- the astD gene encoding succinylglutamate-semialdehyde dehydrogenase; this encodes MKAMQQLMIGGSWQPGEATRFTKRDPVSGEALWQGAAASDGQVAAAVEAARGAFPGWARLGFAERLSVVERFRELLEAHREDLARAIAGETGKPLWEARTEVGAMIGKVAISARAYQERTGERSRDVGDTTAVLRHRPHGVMAVFGPYNFPGHLPNGHMVPALLAGNTVVFKPSEQTPLTADLTLQCWQQAGLPAGVINLVQGAAPVGQALSSHPGIDGLLFTGSARVGGLLNRQFADQMEKILALELGGNNPLVVKDVHDQDAAVLTILQSAFLSGGQRCTCARRLIVPEGQVGDHLLDALVDAIARLRVAGQFEEPAPFYGGLVSQEAAQGLLKAQDELEALGGVVLSRMECLQEGTSLLSPALIDVTGLDVPDEEHFGPLLKVYRYHDWDEALRLANDTRYGLAAGLIGGERTDWDDFLLRIRAGIVNWNRQTTGASGDAPFGGVGISGNHRPSAYYAADYCAYPVASMEAETLTLPDNLPPGVVL